Below is a genomic region from Spirochaetota bacterium.
GGAGTTTTAGAAAAAGATGAAAGCTTACTTAAAAAAGTTATAATTGATGAAAATAAGGCAAATTCTTTTGAAGTATCTATAGATGAAAAAATAACTTTCATACTTGCAAAATATGAACCAAAAGCAAAAGATCTCAGAAAAATATTAATGATACATAAAATAAACAATGACTTAGAAAGAATAGCAGATCTTGCTACACATATAGCTGAAAGTGGGCATATTTTAATTAGTTTTTCAAAAATAATTGAAGCTTATTCAAAAGATTTAAAAAATATGAATGACTTTACCCTTAAAATGTTTAATGATTCTATAAAATCATTTGTTGAAGAAGATTATGATCTTTGTATAAAAATTATAAATGATGATGATAAAGTTGATAATTTAAGAAAAAAGATACTTTCAAAAATACTTTTAAATATTCAAAAAGATCCAGAAAATGTATCAATTTATCTATATATAGAAAAAATATCAAAAAATATTGAAAGGATTGCAGATTTAATAACAAATATTGCAGAAGATGTTATTTATATTGTAAAAGGAGAAAATATTAAAAAAGAAAATATAGAATAAACATTACTATAAAATTTAAAGACAATCATTTATTAAGGAGCCATTTAACATAAATTCTAATATTATTAGAAACTTTGTTAAGTAGGTTCCCTAAAAGATTTTCAAAATTTTTATATTGCTTTGAATCTTCTGGATAAATAATATCAAAAGTATTATAATTCTCATTTTCCACCATTTCCAAAATATTTTCATAATTTTTTCTATTTTTTATAAGTTTATTTAGTATTTTATCTGTATATTTTCCATCTTTTTTTGCTTCTTTTGTTATTTTATCAATTATTGCTTCATAATTAAAGTTATAGTTATTCATAGTTTCTTTAATATTTTTAAATACA
It encodes:
- the phoU gene encoding phosphate signaling complex protein PhoU, whose protein sequence is MLEIEFKNLEEEFLNFTRHTYLMLNESIKGVLEKDESLLKKVIIDENKANSFEVSIDEKITFILAKYEPKAKDLRKILMIHKINNDLERIADLATHIAESGHILISFSKIIEAYSKDLKNMNDFTLKMFNDSIKSFVEEDYDLCIKIINDDDKVDNLRKKILSKILLNIQKDPENVSIYLYIEKISKNIERIADLITNIAEDVIYIVKGENIKKENIE